A genomic region of Methyloceanibacter stevinii contains the following coding sequences:
- a CDS encoding beta strand repeat-containing protein, with translation MLAYGGRAYSQQVCTAAGSDILCEGASTDTQDLSGRDNATVTAGATFEVKTTTGNGITLTGDGQLTYLDENVSPLFAPYFGLYVNNSGNDGGTPGGVTINTNGYLKGNTALYVYSQGSNGTSISSYNQAYGTYYGIHAKNYGGGLSVTTSGPVTGGDYGINVKQDGSGALSIVAGGDVTGSDDVGIFAQNGGGSSFDITTAAGTTVYGGTYGIQAINLSSGSSLKITADGDVQSGGKYGIYAINNGTDLTINSGADSTVQGEYAIKAQNNGSGATTVDLHGNAYASGDDAYAVLVFNGSDSSSAGTDLTVTTHAGGMIKGEGGINAGNFGSGALTMSIGGDVHADKFYGITAYNAGTDMEITVDGSVYGSMGGVIATQAASGSIKIHANGYVGGGGTAIYAGFTNGLSGTSVEITTGAASTVKGASGIVVGGNPPGSPKDGITVVANGTVIGNGGSGGGWGIYARNQSDSEVKIVTGANSSIQSSYNGGIGASNYGAVKIQALGSVTSQYGYGIYAYNSGSSTTITTRRERIGYQGYSRQEQWRRRHRHHGGRKCDGNVRCWRNRASVEWQR, from the coding sequence ATGCTGGCCTATGGTGGGCGGGCGTACAGCCAACAAGTCTGCACGGCTGCCGGGTCAGATATTCTCTGCGAAGGCGCCAGTACAGACACACAAGACCTTTCCGGCCGTGATAACGCCACGGTCACGGCGGGCGCCACGTTCGAGGTCAAGACGACAACTGGCAACGGCATCACCCTCACAGGCGACGGCCAGCTCACCTATTTGGATGAGAACGTTTCGCCTCTCTTCGCTCCCTACTTTGGCCTCTACGTGAACAATTCCGGCAACGACGGAGGCACGCCCGGTGGTGTCACGATCAACACCAATGGCTATCTGAAGGGGAATACCGCGCTCTACGTCTACAGTCAGGGGAGCAACGGAACGTCGATCAGCAGTTACAACCAAGCCTACGGCACCTACTACGGCATTCATGCCAAGAACTATGGCGGCGGTCTTTCGGTCACGACAAGCGGCCCTGTCACCGGAGGTGACTACGGCATCAACGTCAAGCAAGACGGCAGTGGCGCGCTAAGCATCGTAGCCGGCGGCGACGTAACGGGCAGCGATGATGTTGGAATTTTTGCTCAGAACGGTGGGGGCTCGTCGTTCGACATTACAACGGCGGCCGGAACGACCGTGTATGGCGGAACCTACGGCATCCAGGCGATCAACCTCAGTTCCGGTTCGTCGCTGAAGATAACCGCCGATGGCGATGTCCAGAGCGGCGGCAAGTACGGCATCTACGCCATCAACAATGGTACCGATCTCACTATAAACAGCGGCGCCGACTCTACGGTTCAGGGCGAGTACGCGATCAAAGCGCAGAACAACGGCAGCGGCGCCACGACTGTCGATCTACACGGCAACGCCTACGCGTCCGGAGACGACGCCTACGCTGTCCTCGTGTTCAACGGCTCGGATAGCAGCAGCGCCGGCACAGACCTCACCGTGACGACGCATGCCGGAGGCATGATCAAGGGTGAGGGCGGTATCAACGCCGGCAACTTCGGCAGCGGCGCGCTCACCATGTCGATCGGGGGCGATGTCCATGCCGACAAGTTCTACGGGATCACCGCCTACAACGCCGGTACGGATATGGAGATCACCGTGGACGGCAGCGTTTACGGGAGTATGGGTGGTGTGATCGCTACTCAGGCGGCAAGCGGCTCGATCAAGATTCATGCGAACGGTTATGTCGGCGGTGGGGGTACCGCGATCTATGCAGGGTTCACCAACGGTCTCAGCGGCACCAGCGTTGAGATCACTACCGGTGCCGCCAGCACCGTAAAGGGTGCCAGCGGTATCGTTGTGGGCGGCAATCCGCCGGGTTCGCCGAAGGATGGCATCACCGTCGTCGCGAACGGTACTGTAATTGGCAATGGCGGCTCCGGCGGCGGCTGGGGGATTTATGCGCGGAACCAGTCGGACTCTGAGGTCAAGATCGTCACGGGTGCCAACTCTTCAATTCAGAGCAGCTACAACGGTGGCATAGGGGCGTCGAACTACGGGGCAGTGAAGATCCAAGCGCTCGGTTCGGTGACGAGCCAATATGGATACGGCATCTACGCCTACAATTCCGGGTCCAGCACCACGATCACGACGCGCCGGGAACGTATCGGGTACCAGGGGTATTCTCGCCAAGAACAATGGCGGCGGCGACATCGACATCACGGTGGGCGGAAATGTGACGGGAACGTCCGGTGCTGGCGTAACCGCGCAAGCGTCGAGTGGCAGCGGTGA
- a CDS encoding autotransporter domain-containing protein: MTGTSGAGVTAQASSGSGDIHITTAIGSRIYGAGGISAEASGAGTVRITTHGVVSTSTGSAITAATAGSAISVDVHSQSVITGIAATGTYAVQTAGGPTTLTVHGALDGGNGGAVQFDQGSAFANKLKLRPGADITGTVFAGPGNEDKLEWGGSGSSAFDLSDIDTGAGTQQYRNFESFEMESGNWTFTGGTTVPFSVVGGTLSGTGTFGDLDIVGATLAPGNSIGSMRVNGAFTLSGGAVYEVEVDAAGNADKVVVNGTVDLTGSTLRVLAANGDYKQSTDYTIIANDGGDAVQGRFATIENDLAFLKPSVDYFGGDGNDVVLTLTRHHGTHNGGGPSFCSVADTQNQCHVAKALDVFPTTNPLFLSVLFQSAEGARQAFDALSGEIHATVAGTLVDDSRYARDAVLGRMMQASHQGGALGNGGPQVASRDATYHAGAMRLGGNFIGEETAAEPVSPPLAFWTQGYGAWGTFDGDGNAATADRDLGGFISGMDARVGGSWRVGVATGASFSDVSVEQRFSGANTKTYHLGGYVNGDVEGVALRAGGLWAWSEIETSRAVVFPGFYERQNADRSDTGQLFGEIAYPTQVASIELEPFGGFAYVSVESEGFGEKGGAQASLRTSGIDQDVGYTTVGLRAATTMLWGAMQVTPHVEGAWLHAFDDVAPSASLVFATTGVGFDVSGVPLAEDSALIDAGLDFALSDRLSAGVSYSGQYADSVSDNAVKGRFTWLFN, encoded by the coding sequence GTGACGGGAACGTCCGGTGCTGGCGTAACCGCGCAAGCGTCGAGTGGCAGCGGTGACATCCACATTACGACAGCAATTGGCTCGCGGATTTACGGCGCGGGAGGCATCTCGGCTGAGGCAAGCGGTGCCGGAACGGTCCGGATCACGACGCATGGTGTCGTGAGCACCTCGACCGGGAGTGCCATCACGGCGGCGACGGCGGGCTCTGCGATCTCAGTCGATGTACATTCCCAATCGGTGATTACCGGCATCGCGGCGACAGGGACCTATGCGGTTCAAACTGCCGGCGGCCCCACGACGCTGACCGTTCACGGCGCGCTTGACGGCGGCAACGGCGGCGCTGTGCAGTTCGACCAGGGATCTGCATTCGCCAATAAGCTGAAGCTCCGCCCTGGCGCCGACATCACTGGCACGGTTTTCGCCGGGCCTGGCAACGAGGACAAGCTCGAATGGGGTGGTTCGGGCTCCAGCGCGTTCGATCTCAGCGACATCGATACGGGCGCGGGTACACAGCAATACCGCAATTTCGAGAGCTTCGAGATGGAAAGCGGCAATTGGACGTTCACCGGCGGCACGACAGTGCCTTTTTCCGTTGTCGGTGGGACGCTCTCCGGAACAGGGACGTTTGGCGACCTGGACATTGTCGGCGCCACGCTCGCCCCCGGCAATTCCATCGGCAGCATGCGGGTCAATGGCGCCTTCACGCTATCCGGGGGCGCCGTCTACGAGGTCGAAGTGGACGCGGCAGGGAACGCCGACAAGGTTGTAGTCAACGGGACGGTCGATCTCACCGGCTCGACCTTGCGCGTGCTCGCCGCGAACGGCGACTACAAGCAGAGCACCGACTACACGATCATCGCCAACGATGGCGGCGACGCCGTCCAAGGCCGGTTCGCCACGATCGAGAACGACCTCGCCTTTCTGAAGCCGAGCGTCGACTATTTTGGCGGAGACGGTAACGATGTGGTGCTGACGCTGACGCGTCACCACGGTACCCACAATGGCGGCGGCCCGAGCTTCTGCTCGGTCGCCGACACGCAGAACCAATGCCACGTCGCCAAGGCGCTCGATGTTTTCCCGACGACAAACCCTCTGTTCCTCTCGGTTCTGTTCCAATCCGCCGAGGGTGCGCGGCAGGCGTTCGACGCGCTCTCGGGTGAGATCCATGCGACGGTGGCGGGAACGCTCGTGGACGACAGCCGCTATGCACGGGACGCGGTGCTGGGGCGCATGATGCAGGCGAGCCATCAAGGCGGAGCGCTGGGGAACGGCGGGCCACAGGTCGCAAGTCGCGACGCGACCTACCATGCCGGTGCCATGCGTCTCGGCGGCAACTTCATCGGCGAAGAGACGGCAGCCGAACCCGTATCGCCACCGCTGGCGTTTTGGACTCAAGGCTACGGCGCTTGGGGCACGTTTGATGGCGACGGCAATGCCGCCACGGCGGACCGCGATCTCGGCGGCTTCATCTCCGGCATGGATGCGCGCGTTGGCGGCTCCTGGCGCGTTGGCGTGGCGACAGGCGCGTCTTTCTCCGACGTGAGCGTCGAGCAGCGTTTCAGCGGCGCCAACACCAAGACCTACCATCTCGGCGGCTACGTGAACGGCGACGTCGAAGGTGTCGCGTTGCGTGCCGGCGGGCTCTGGGCCTGGAGCGAGATCGAGACCTCCCGCGCAGTCGTCTTCCCGGGGTTCTACGAACGGCAGAATGCGGACCGATCCGATACGGGCCAGCTCTTCGGCGAGATCGCTTACCCGACCCAAGTGGCGAGCATCGAGCTCGAGCCCTTCGGCGGCTTCGCTTACGTTTCCGTCGAGAGTGAGGGGTTCGGCGAGAAGGGCGGCGCGCAAGCGAGCCTGCGCACATCAGGCATCGATCAGGACGTGGGCTACACGACCGTGGGTCTGCGCGCGGCCACGACTATGCTGTGGGGCGCCATGCAGGTGACTCCGCACGTCGAAGGCGCCTGGCTGCACGCGTTCGACGACGTTGCGCCCAGCGCGTCGCTTGTCTTCGCGACGACCGGCGTCGGCTTCGATGTCTCCGGCGTTCCGCTCGCCGAAGATTCCGCGCTGATCGATGCGGGCCTCGACTTCGCCCTGTCGGATCGACTGTCCGCTGGTGTCTCTTATTCGGGCCAATATGCCGACAGCGTGTCCGACAATGCCGTCAAAGGCCGCTTCACGTGGCTGTTCAACTAG
- a CDS encoding spinster family MFS transporter, which translates to MRFNQTTSPSRLESVQVGSRRYTLIVLTAYFALAHLDRQVLAVTLSPIGREFALSDIQLGLLSGLAFAVLFSTLGLPLALAVSSLNRRNVIAITIAVWSAMTMLCGLAQNFWQLFLARVGVGVGEAGALPASHAIISDRYEPRERAGAMGVFMSGANIGTALALVGGGFVAQFFGWRAALLLAGLPGLVLAVIIRLTVPEPPRPHDDAGRATLRLSLLSETVAKIFRSHPMALMVLATVLNTITTFGMVAWLPTFLVREHGMALSAVGLYLAAAIGVAGALGTMFGGQLAGRLALWRAHWIAWTPAVILLLTKPFAIAGLLAGSKATALLLLLVPCALGAVYIAPTIAVLHAALRSEERPVGSALLLFGMNMIGMVLGPLIVGAVSNGFDPSGGSLGAGLVAVQAFGITGAIVFLVAGWTIGPAPEEREPQQGPATST; encoded by the coding sequence GTGCGCTTCAATCAAACGACGTCCCCCTCGCGACTCGAGTCCGTTCAGGTCGGTTCGCGGCGCTACACGCTCATCGTGCTCACGGCGTATTTCGCGCTCGCGCATCTCGATCGGCAGGTGCTCGCGGTGACGTTGTCGCCGATTGGACGCGAGTTCGCGCTCAGCGACATCCAGCTCGGACTACTGTCCGGTTTGGCCTTCGCGGTGCTCTTCTCCACGCTGGGATTGCCGCTCGCCTTGGCGGTGAGCAGTCTCAACCGCCGCAACGTGATCGCCATCACGATCGCTGTATGGAGCGCCATGACCATGCTGTGCGGACTCGCGCAGAACTTCTGGCAGCTTTTCTTGGCGCGCGTGGGCGTCGGGGTCGGTGAGGCCGGCGCATTACCTGCAAGCCACGCCATCATTTCGGACCGCTACGAACCGCGCGAACGCGCCGGCGCAATGGGCGTGTTCATGTCCGGTGCGAACATCGGAACGGCGCTCGCGCTGGTTGGGGGCGGGTTTGTGGCGCAATTCTTTGGCTGGCGCGCGGCGCTTCTGCTTGCGGGTTTGCCGGGCCTGGTGCTGGCCGTGATCATTCGATTGACCGTGCCCGAACCGCCTCGGCCGCACGACGATGCCGGCAGGGCCACGCTGCGGCTCTCCTTGTTGTCCGAGACCGTGGCCAAGATCTTTCGGTCGCACCCAATGGCCCTGATGGTGCTGGCCACCGTCCTGAACACGATCACGACCTTCGGCATGGTCGCCTGGCTGCCGACATTTCTCGTCCGGGAGCATGGCATGGCGTTGTCCGCCGTCGGCCTGTATCTCGCCGCAGCCATCGGTGTGGCGGGCGCTCTTGGAACGATGTTCGGCGGGCAACTCGCGGGGCGCCTCGCTTTGTGGCGGGCACATTGGATCGCGTGGACGCCCGCCGTGATTCTCCTCCTCACGAAGCCTTTCGCCATTGCGGGGTTGCTGGCTGGGAGCAAGGCGACCGCACTGTTGCTGTTGCTCGTCCCGTGCGCTCTCGGCGCCGTCTATATCGCGCCGACGATTGCGGTGCTGCACGCCGCGCTGCGGAGCGAAGAGCGGCCCGTCGGGTCCGCGCTGTTGTTGTTCGGTATGAACATGATCGGCATGGTCCTCGGACCGCTGATCGTCGGCGCGGTCTCCAACGGCTTCGATCCTTCCGGCGGCAGTCTCGGCGCCGGATTGGTCGCGGTCCAAGCCTTCGGGATCACCGGTGCTATCGTGTTTCTTGTGGCTGGTTGGACCATCGGCCCGGCACCGGAAGAGCGCGAGCCACAGCAGGGTCCAGCAACAAGCACTTAA
- a CDS encoding HU family DNA-binding protein translates to MLTKTALIQTIADQLDMTKKDVKDVLETLATVGYKEMKKNGEFMLPGFAKFVVVKKPAVRARKGINPFTKEPTVFKAKPARKVIKARPVKAAKDAV, encoded by the coding sequence ATGCTTACAAAGACCGCACTCATCCAAACGATTGCCGACCAGCTCGACATGACGAAGAAGGACGTCAAAGACGTTCTCGAGACCCTTGCGACCGTCGGCTACAAGGAAATGAAGAAGAACGGCGAGTTCATGCTGCCGGGCTTCGCCAAATTCGTGGTCGTCAAGAAGCCGGCCGTTCGCGCCCGTAAAGGCATCAATCCCTTCACCAAGGAGCCGACCGTGTTCAAGGCCAAGCCTGCGCGGAAGGTTATCAAGGCACGCCCGGTCAAGGCGGCCAAGGACGCGGTGTAG
- a CDS encoding AI-2E family transporter, with translation MSREVERGALQDKMFVLLLVLVSLAFAWILLPFYSAVLWAVILALVFSPVQRWFIGHLPNQPNLATFLTLLSIVGIVLVPVAFTGASIVSEATTLYENIQSGDVNLGTILQRFLDALPTWATDFLAHFGVTDVADMQARVISLLAEGSQFFATQAVLVGQGTANVLLGTSIMLYLLYFFLRDGGKLSQKIIHAVPLAADYKDALFDKIAVVVRAMVKGTILVAIAQGFLGGLIFWALGIHAAVLWGVVMAFLSLLPAVGASIVWFPVAVYLIATGDIGKGLILMAFGAGVIGLVDNLLRPYLVGKDTALPDYIVLISTLGGIALLGLNGLVVGPLIAALFIAVWDIAARSDVVPNAAVHDDAPAADEPPADKSKAR, from the coding sequence ATGAGCCGGGAAGTCGAGAGGGGCGCCCTACAGGACAAGATGTTCGTCCTGCTGCTCGTGCTGGTGTCGCTGGCTTTTGCTTGGATCCTCCTACCGTTCTACAGCGCCGTCCTGTGGGCGGTGATCCTGGCCTTGGTCTTCTCGCCGGTGCAGCGGTGGTTCATCGGCCACCTTCCGAACCAGCCGAACTTGGCCACGTTCCTGACTCTACTCAGCATCGTCGGGATCGTGCTGGTCCCCGTGGCGTTCACGGGCGCATCGATCGTCAGCGAGGCGACTACGCTCTACGAAAATATCCAATCGGGGGACGTCAATCTCGGCACGATACTTCAGCGCTTCCTCGATGCGCTGCCGACTTGGGCCACAGACTTCCTGGCTCATTTCGGGGTGACGGACGTGGCCGACATGCAGGCGCGCGTCATCTCGCTCCTCGCCGAAGGCAGCCAGTTCTTCGCGACGCAGGCGGTCCTTGTGGGGCAAGGCACGGCGAACGTCCTGCTCGGCACGTCCATCATGCTCTACCTCCTCTATTTCTTTCTGCGCGACGGCGGCAAGCTCTCGCAGAAGATCATCCACGCGGTACCCCTCGCCGCCGACTACAAGGATGCCTTGTTCGACAAGATCGCCGTCGTCGTTCGTGCCATGGTCAAAGGCACGATCCTGGTCGCCATCGCGCAGGGTTTTCTCGGCGGTCTCATCTTCTGGGCGCTGGGCATCCATGCCGCCGTGCTTTGGGGCGTGGTGATGGCCTTCCTGTCGCTGCTGCCGGCGGTGGGGGCCTCGATCGTGTGGTTCCCGGTCGCGGTCTATCTCATCGCCACCGGCGACATCGGCAAGGGCCTCATTCTCATGGCGTTCGGCGCGGGCGTGATCGGGCTCGTCGACAACCTGCTGCGGCCCTACCTTGTCGGCAAGGACACGGCCCTGCCCGACTACATCGTCTTGATCTCGACCCTGGGCGGCATCGCGCTTTTGGGCCTGAACGGCTTGGTGGTCGGCCCACTGATCGCGGCCTTGTTTATCGCCGTCTGGGACATTGCCGCCCGAAGCGACGTGGTCCCCAATGCGGCCGTCCACGACGACGCGCCGGCGGCCGACGAGCCTCCCGCGGACAAGTCCAAGGCGCGTTGA
- the recA gene encoding recombinase RecA produces MSNAALRLVEAGGEMDKEKALEAAISQIERACGKGSIMRLGQNETAVEVESIPTGSLGLDIALGIGGLPRGRVVEIYGPESSGKTTLALHVVAEARRRVGFCAFVDAEHALDTIYARKLGVDLENVLISQPDTGEQALEIADTLVRSGAIDVLVVDSVAALTPKSELEGEMGDMQMGAQARLMSQALRKLTGSISKSRCMVIFINQIRMKIGVMFGSPETTSGGNALKFYASVRLDIRRIGAIKERDEVVGNQTRIKVVKNKVAPPFKQVEFDIMYGEGVSKMGELIDLGVKAGIVEKSGSWFSYDSERIGQGARTRRPFRSHPDMAERIERAIRQSAGLVAEQMLEGEGLEDKGDDGEAPVEEETVTSISGGGRKSKRG; encoded by the coding sequence ATGTCGAACGCCGCGCTGCGCCTTGTAGAGGCAGGAGGGGAAATGGACAAAGAGAAGGCGCTGGAAGCCGCGATCTCCCAGATCGAGCGGGCTTGCGGCAAGGGCTCCATCATGCGGCTCGGCCAGAACGAGACCGCCGTGGAGGTCGAGTCCATTCCCACGGGCTCCCTCGGGCTCGATATTGCACTCGGCATCGGCGGTCTGCCGCGGGGCCGGGTGGTTGAGATTTACGGGCCGGAATCGTCCGGCAAGACGACGCTGGCCCTTCACGTCGTGGCGGAAGCCAGAAGAAGGGTGGGGTTTTGCGCCTTCGTCGATGCGGAGCACGCGCTCGATACGATCTATGCCCGGAAGCTTGGCGTCGATCTCGAGAATGTCCTGATTTCCCAGCCCGACACCGGCGAGCAGGCGCTCGAGATCGCCGACACGCTGGTGCGCTCCGGCGCCATCGACGTGCTCGTGGTCGATTCGGTGGCGGCGCTCACGCCCAAATCCGAACTCGAAGGCGAGATGGGCGACATGCAGATGGGCGCCCAGGCTCGGCTGATGAGCCAGGCCTTGCGCAAGCTCACCGGCTCCATCTCCAAGTCGCGCTGCATGGTCATCTTCATCAATCAGATCCGCATGAAGATCGGCGTCATGTTCGGCTCGCCGGAGACCACGAGCGGCGGCAACGCGCTCAAATTCTATGCCTCCGTGCGTCTCGATATTCGCCGCATCGGTGCCATCAAGGAGCGGGACGAGGTGGTCGGCAACCAGACGCGGATCAAGGTCGTCAAGAACAAGGTCGCGCCACCCTTCAAGCAAGTCGAATTCGACATCATGTACGGCGAGGGCGTTTCGAAGATGGGCGAATTGATCGATCTCGGCGTGAAGGCGGGGATCGTCGAGAAATCCGGGTCTTGGTTCTCGTATGACAGCGAGCGCATCGGCCAAGGCGCGAGAACGCGAAGACCTTTCAGGAGCCATCCGGACATGGCCGAGCGGATCGAGCGCGCCATCCGGCAGAGCGCGGGGCTCGTCGCCGAGCAGATGCTGGAAGGCGAGGGGCTCGAGGATAAGGGCGACGACGGTGAGGCGCCGGTCGAGGAGGAGACGGTCACGTCCATTTCGGGCGGCGGCCGCAAGAGCAAGCGCGGCTAA
- a CDS encoding cyclic nucleotide-gated ion channel, with the protein MTSARWRHWRRKVHEILELGGDVHPAGYIVNGFIIVLIVANALAFAAQTVEELATRYDAWFRAFNVFSVMVFTIEYALRVWSSVEIPVLSRMPPWRARAIFASRPIMIIDLLAFAPGILTWLFPADLRFLRLLRVLRLFRLARFSPALQTLFRVCKEESGALLGSLLLMLILLLFASTGIYFLERHAQPEAFGSIPAASWWALATLTTVGYGDVVPVTPLGKMLGGVVMLLGVGMFALPVAIIATGFSQESVRHQFVATWSMVARVPLFADMSRAELADITKVLDTRSYDPGVPIVRAGDVGENMYILASGEARLLLGKGRSVILKEGDIFGEMALLEHRRHERDVIATTYCRLYVLDNRALARLSRRHPGLLDRIRLAATAQDENEEAQT; encoded by the coding sequence ATGACCTCGGCCCGCTGGCGCCACTGGCGCCGAAAGGTCCACGAGATTCTGGAACTCGGCGGCGACGTCCATCCGGCCGGATACATCGTCAACGGCTTCATCATCGTCCTGATCGTCGCGAACGCGCTCGCCTTTGCGGCCCAGACGGTCGAAGAACTCGCCACGCGCTACGACGCCTGGTTCCGCGCCTTCAACGTCTTCTCCGTGATGGTGTTCACCATCGAGTATGCGCTGCGCGTCTGGAGTTCTGTCGAGATTCCAGTCCTGTCGCGCATGCCGCCCTGGCGGGCGCGGGCGATCTTCGCCAGCCGCCCGATCATGATCATCGATCTCCTGGCCTTCGCGCCTGGTATCCTGACGTGGCTGTTTCCGGCGGACTTGCGCTTCCTGAGGCTGCTGCGCGTGCTGCGTCTCTTCAGGCTCGCGCGTTTTTCGCCTGCGTTGCAGACATTGTTTCGCGTGTGCAAGGAGGAGTCCGGGGCGCTTCTCGGCTCGCTCCTTCTGATGCTCATCCTGCTTCTCTTCGCCTCGACCGGAATCTACTTCCTCGAGCGCCATGCACAGCCGGAGGCGTTCGGATCGATACCGGCCGCATCCTGGTGGGCATTGGCCACGCTAACGACCGTGGGTTATGGCGACGTCGTTCCCGTGACGCCTCTCGGCAAGATGTTGGGCGGTGTCGTGATGCTGCTGGGCGTCGGCATGTTCGCATTGCCCGTGGCGATCATCGCCACGGGGTTCAGCCAAGAATCCGTGCGCCATCAGTTCGTGGCCACATGGTCGATGGTGGCCCGGGTTCCATTGTTCGCGGACATGAGCCGCGCAGAGCTTGCCGATATCACCAAGGTGCTCGACACGCGGAGCTACGATCCGGGCGTCCCTATCGTCCGGGCTGGTGACGTTGGCGAGAACATGTACATCCTCGCGAGCGGGGAAGCGCGTCTTCTACTCGGCAAAGGCCGGTCGGTGATCCTGAAGGAAGGCGATATCTTCGGCGAGATGGCGCTCCTGGAACACCGGCGGCATGAGCGCGACGTGATCGCTACGACCTATTGCCGGCTCTACGTGCTCGACAACCGGGCTCTGGCGCGACTTTCGCGGCGCCACCCGGGTCTGCTCGATCGCATTCGGCTCGCGGCGACGGCACAAGACGAAAACGAAGAGGCGCAGACCTAG
- a CDS encoding NADP-dependent isocitrate dehydrogenase encodes MDKIKVENPIADLHGDEMTRVIWDMIKEKLVEPYLDVELVPFDLGIEHRDATDDQVTVDAAHAIKEFGVGVKCATITPDEARVEEFNLKRMYRSPNGTIRNILGGVIFREPIICKNVPRLVPGWTKPIVIGRHAYGDIYRAQDFRVPGKGKLTITFEGEDGETIEREVHVFEGSGVALGMFNLDSSIRDFARASMNYGLSRNMPVYLSTKNTILKAYDGRFKDLFAEVFETEFKDAFAKAGLTYEHRLIDDMVAAALKWSGGYVWACKNYDGDVQSDTVAQGFGSLGLMTSVLMTPDGSTVLAEAAHGTVTRHFRQHQEGRATSTNSTASIFAWAGALKHRAKLDNNEALARFAKTIETVSVDTIESGFMTKDLALLVGADQAWLSTEGFIDKIDQNMRVAMAGDVAAA; translated from the coding sequence GTGGATAAGATCAAGGTTGAGAACCCCATCGCCGATTTGCATGGCGATGAGATGACCCGCGTTATTTGGGACATGATCAAGGAAAAGCTCGTCGAGCCCTATCTCGATGTGGAGCTTGTGCCGTTCGACCTCGGCATCGAACACCGCGACGCGACGGACGATCAGGTGACCGTCGACGCCGCCCACGCAATCAAAGAATTTGGGGTCGGCGTGAAATGCGCGACCATCACGCCGGACGAAGCGCGCGTGGAGGAGTTCAACCTCAAGAGAATGTACCGCTCGCCCAACGGTACGATCCGCAACATTCTGGGCGGCGTCATCTTCCGCGAGCCCATCATCTGCAAGAACGTGCCGCGCCTCGTTCCGGGCTGGACCAAGCCCATCGTCATCGGCCGCCATGCCTATGGCGACATCTATCGCGCACAGGACTTCCGCGTTCCGGGCAAGGGCAAGCTCACCATCACCTTCGAAGGCGAGGACGGCGAGACCATCGAACGCGAAGTGCATGTGTTCGAAGGCTCCGGCGTCGCTCTCGGGATGTTCAATCTCGACAGTTCGATCCGCGACTTTGCGCGCGCCTCCATGAACTACGGCCTAAGCCGGAACATGCCGGTGTACCTTTCGACCAAGAATACGATCCTCAAAGCCTATGACGGGCGTTTCAAGGATCTGTTCGCGGAAGTCTTCGAGACCGAGTTCAAAGACGCGTTTGCCAAAGCCGGCCTCACCTACGAACACCGGCTGATCGACGACATGGTCGCGGCGGCGCTGAAATGGTCGGGCGGTTATGTGTGGGCCTGCAAGAACTACGACGGCGACGTCCAGTCCGACACGGTCGCGCAAGGATTCGGGTCGCTCGGCCTGATGACGTCCGTTCTGATGACGCCGGATGGCAGCACGGTTCTGGCCGAGGCCGCGCACGGCACCGTCACGCGCCATTTCCGCCAGCATCAGGAAGGCCGCGCCACGTCGACGAACTCCACCGCCTCGATCTTCGCCTGGGCCGGCGCGCTTAAGCATCGCGCGAAGCTCGACAACAACGAGGCCCTCGCCCGGTTCGCAAAAACCATCGAGACCGTCTCCGTCGACACAATCGAGTCGGGCTTTATGACCAAGGACCTGGCTTTGCTCGTCGGCGCCGACCAAGCCTGGCTCTCGACCGAAGGCTTCATCGACAAGATCGACCAGAACATGCGGGTAGCCATGGCCGGAGACGTCGCCGCGGCCTAG